The following are from one region of the Stanieria cyanosphaera PCC 7437 genome:
- a CDS encoding DUF3386 domain-containing protein gives MTENNLARDRFRAAYENRYTWDEQFPGYTTDLELKQSEEVYTANIRVNSDLSVEVTGIEDEQVKESVYNQMRDIITHRKRNSFEQAHGKSTFSLGEEDATGAVEILVKGDAMGSNYKIRGTEICQVSRVMGPIAFVINTNESLDTGNGYVSTGYNAIFRDSKTNELKGKREFKESYEKFGNYYLPTEQIIESIDKEGEKITTEFIFSNIKLLEPATVV, from the coding sequence ATGACAGAGAATAACCTAGCCCGCGATCGCTTTCGTGCAGCTTATGAAAATCGCTATACTTGGGACGAGCAATTTCCAGGTTACACAACTGATTTAGAACTCAAACAAAGCGAGGAAGTCTATACAGCAAATATTCGTGTCAATAGCGATTTGTCTGTAGAAGTTACAGGAATTGAAGACGAACAAGTTAAAGAAAGCGTTTATAACCAAATGCGGGATATTATTACTCACCGCAAACGCAACTCTTTTGAACAGGCACACGGTAAAAGCACTTTTTCTCTCGGTGAAGAAGATGCTACTGGTGCCGTAGAAATTTTGGTTAAAGGCGATGCTATGGGTTCTAATTATAAAATCCGTGGTACAGAAATTTGTCAAGTCAGCCGGGTGATGGGACCAATTGCTTTTGTGATCAATACTAATGAAAGTCTCGACACGGGCAATGGTTACGTTTCCACTGGTTATAATGCGATCTTCCGTGATTCTAAAACAAATGAATTAAAAGGCAAACGAGAATTTAAAGAAAGCTACGAAAAATTTGGTAATTACTACCTTCCTACGGAACAAATCATCGAATCGATTGATAAAGAAGGTGAAAAAATAACCACAGAGTTCATATTTAGTAATATCAAATTACTCGAACCTGCAACCGTCGTTTAA
- a CDS encoding NifU family protein, whose product MSLALTEQNVEEVLDEMRPYLMADGGNVELVEIEGPIVKLRLQGACGSCPSSTMTLKMGIERRLREKIPEIAEVEQAL is encoded by the coding sequence ATGTCATTAGCACTAACTGAACAAAACGTAGAAGAAGTTCTCGACGAAATGCGCCCTTATTTAATGGCTGATGGTGGTAACGTCGAGTTAGTCGAAATTGAAGGTCCAATTGTTAAACTAAGATTGCAAGGTGCTTGTGGTTCTTGCCCCAGTTCGACGATGACTTTAAAAATGGGAATTGAACGCCGTTTAAGAGAAAAAATCCCCGAAATTGCCGAAGTAGAACAAGCATTATAA